One window of Nymphaea colorata isolate Beijing-Zhang1983 chromosome 11, ASM883128v2, whole genome shotgun sequence genomic DNA carries:
- the LOC116264411 gene encoding serine carboxypeptidase-like 31 codes for MCQSLFFLFLCFVACCCMQLAGAKRHAFNPGEKRVNPEGLKDLVVDLPGQPQVGFQHYAGYVTVDEKHGRELFYWFFKAASGAKGEKPLVLWLNGGPGCSSVGYGATQEIGPFIVNSRGNGLELNPYAWNKEANVLFLESPVGVGFSYSNMTSDYDLLGDDFTANDTYSFLHNWFKKFPEYRNHSFYIAGESYAGKYVPELAELIYEMNKDPSLYIDLKGFLLGNPETSDAEDWQGMVDYAWSHAVVSDETYSIIKETCDFNSSKTWSNEECNKSVQEVLQQYKEIDIYSLYTSLCINNSSNSGVYTTGPVYKKEFTMMPRMMGGNYDPCVDDYAHAFYNRPEVQKALHASDGVNLKGWSICNTSVFHGWKDSKPSVLPIYRKLVGAGLKIWVYSGDTDGRVPVLSTRYSIDSLGLPKIGSWRPWYHQMQVGGWLQEYEGLTFVTFRGAGHAVPMFKPSNSLALFTSFITGQSLPLQRSNS; via the exons atgtgcCAAtccttgttctttttgtttctttgcttTGTTGCTTGCTGCTGTATGCAACTTGCAGGGGCTAAGAGACATGCCTTCAATCCAGGAGAGAAACGAGTGAATCCTGAGGGTCTCAAGGACTTGGTTGTAGACTTGCCAGGGCAGCCTCAGGTAGGTTTCCAGCATTATGCAGGTTATGTGACTGTAGATGAGAAGCATGGGAGGGAGCTCTTCTATTGGTTCTTCAAGGCTGCCTCCGGCGCCAAAGGAGAGAAACCTTTGGTGCTATGGCTAAATGGAG GCCCAGGCTGTTCTTCAGTGGGGTATGGGGCAACACAGGAGATTGGCCCTTTCATTGTCAACTCCAGAGGAAATGGTTTGGAGCTCAATCCTTATGCTTGGAACAAAG AGGCTAACGTATTGTTCCTGGAGTCGCCAGTTGGTGTTGGCTTTTCATACTCAAATATGACGTCCGATTACGACCTTCTTGGAGATGACTTTACTG CCAATGACACTTACTCATTTCTGCACAATTGGTTCAAGAAATTCCCGGAATACAGAAATCACAGCTTCTACATTGCAGGAGAGAGCTATGCAG GGAAGTATGTTCCAGAATTGGCAGAGCTTATCTATGAAATGAACAAGGATCCATCTCTATATATTGACCTTAAGGGATTCTTG TTGGGCAATCCAGAGACTTCAGATGCAGAGGATTGGCAAGGCATGGTGGATTATGCGTGGAGCCATGCTGTGGTCTCAGATGAAACATACAGTATCATCAAAGAAACATGTGACTTCAACAGCAGCAAAACATGGAGCAACGAGGAGTGCAATAAGTCTGTGCAAGAGGTCCTGCAGCAATATAAAGAGATTGACATCTACAGTCTCTACACTTCCCTCTGCATCAACAATAGTTCTAACTCTGGAGTTTACACCACAGGCCCAGTGTACAAGAAGGAATTCACCATG ATGCCAAGGATGATGGGTGGGAATTATGATCCCTGTGTGGATGACTATGCCCATGCTTTCTATAACAGACCTGAAGTCCAGAAAGCCCTCCATGCAAGTGATGGCGTCAACCTCAAGGGCTGGAGCATCTGCAA CACAAGTGTATTCCATGGTTGGAAAGACTCCAAACCTTCTGTTCTGCCCATATATCGCAAGCTTGTAGGTGCAGGTCTTAAGATTTGGGTATACAG TGGGGATACAGATGGAAGGGTCCCAGTTCTATCAACAAGGTACAGCATCGATTCTCTTGGGCTGCCTAAGATTGGATCATGGAGGCCATGGTACCATCAGATGCAG GTGGGTGGCTGGTTACAAGAATACGAAGGGCTGACGTTTGTAACATTTAGAGGAGCCGGCCACGCAGTGCCAATGTTTAAACCGAGCAACTCTTTGGCTCTCTTCACATCCTTCATCACTGGTCAATCGCTGCCTCTCCAGCGCAGCAACAGCTGA
- the LOC116264442 gene encoding caffeoylshikimate esterase has translation MITKCDSQGPSQNQPNMADHPPSNNFWGDTPEQEYYASKGIQSSKSFYTSPRGLSLFIRSWQPLDSRPRGIVCMVHGYGNDISWTFQATPIFLAQMGFASFALDLEGHGRSEGLRAYVPSVDHVVDDCFSFFQSIREREEFRGLPSFLYGESMGGAICLLIHFRDPQSWKGAVLVAPMCRISDKVRPRWPIPQILTFVAGFAPTLPIVPTADLMEKSVKVPEKKIIAGRNPMRYSGKPRLGTVVELLRVTDYLNSRLCEVSLPFIVLHGSADVVTDPKVSSDLYEAAKSEDKSIRTYDGMMHSLLFGETDENVNLVRNDIVSWLSQRCEK, from the coding sequence ATGATCACAAAGTGCGACTCCCAAGGGCCAAGCCAAAACCAACCAAACATGGCGGACCATCCTCCCAGCAACAACTTCTGGGGAGACACTCCTGAGCAAGAGTACTATGCCTCCAAGGGCATCCAGTCCTCCAAATCCTTCTACACCTCCCCAAGAGGCCTCTCCCTCTTCATCAGATCCTGGCAACCCCTCGATTCCCGTCCACGGGGCATCGTCTGCATGGTCCATGGCTACGGCAATGACATCAGTTGGACCTTCCAAGCCACCCCCATCTTCCTGGCTCAGATGGGTTTTGCTTcctttgctcttgatcttgaAGGCCATGGCAGATCAGAGGGGCTCAGGGCATATGTACCCAGTGTTGATCATGTAGTTGATGattgcttctctttcttccagtcaataagagaaagggaagaatTTAGAGGGCtgccttcttttctttatgGGGAGTCCATGGGAGGTGCTATCTGTCTTTTGATCCATTTCAGAGACCCCCAATCATGGAAAGGAGCAGTTTTGGTGGCGCCCATGTGCAGAATCTCAGATAAGGTGAGACCCAGATGGCCAATTCCGCAGATTCTTACTTTTGTAGCAGGGTTTGCGCCTACCTTGCCCATCGTCCCCACTGCTGACCTGATGGAGAAGTCTGTGAAGGTGCCGGAGAAGAAGATTATAGCAGGAAGGAACCCCATGAGATACAGTGGGAAGCCCAGGCTGGGAACCGTGGTGGAACTGCTCAGAGTTACTGATTATCTTAACAGTAGACTCTGTGAAGTGAGCCTCCCATTTATTGTGTTGCATGGTAGTGCAGACGTTGTGACAGACCCAAAAGTTAGCAGCGATCTGTATGAAGCAGCAAAGAGTGAGGACAAGAGCATAAGGACTTATGATGGGATGATGCATTCTCTTTTGTTTGGAGAGACTGATGAGAATGTCAATTTGGTTAGGAATGACATCGTCTCTTGGTTGAGTCAGAGGTGTGAAAAATGA
- the LOC116264700 gene encoding peptidyl-prolyl cis-trans isomerase CYP37, chloroplastic, translated as MASTLLSIPSANRISAVPSSSSCVRGCRRQCLPDRVYLRFPCVSSRAPSSNAVADMQVSSSIPTSSLFLHVTKQLQKAVSVAAIVVQILSPLPLGSSGASLIPNADAVLYSPDTKVPRTAELALRKAIPANSAMKSIQEPLENISYLLRIPQRKPYGTMEGDVKKALKAASNEKESILNSLPADQKERGLAVYASLMDGKGGLQDLIQSIKENDPDKISVNLSSSLDMVAELELLQAPGLSFLLPDQYLNYPRLTGRGMVEFILEKGDDSKFSTAAGGEQKGVATIQVALDGYSAPLTAGNFAKLVLDGAYDGIKLKSVNQAVISDNERANYGFSAPLEIMPSGQFEPLYRTMLDVQDGELPILPLSVYGAIAMAHSPDSDEYSSASQFFIYLYDRRSAGLGGLSFDEGQFSVFGYVTAGREILSQLKTGDMIRSAKLLQGQDRLILPVSSN; from the exons ATGGCGTCGACGCTACTCTCAATTCCCTCCGCGAACCGAATTTCGgctgttccttcttcttcttcctgtgtCCGCGGATGCCGCCGACAATGCCTACCTGATCGCGTCTACCTCCGGTTCCCGTGCGTTTCTTCTCGAGCCCCTTCCTCCAAC GCTGTTGCAGACATGCAGGTTTCTTCATCAATACCTACAAGTTCATTGTTTCTTCATGTTACAAAGCAGCTGCAGAAAGCTGTTTCTGTGGCTGCTATTGTTGTACAAATTTTATCTCCATTGCCCTTGGGTAGCTCAGGAGCATCGCTCATACCTAATGCAGACGCAGTATTATATTCACCTGACACCAAAGTACCGAGGACTGCAGAACTGGCCCTGAGGAAGGCCATTCCAGCAAATTCAGCTATGAAATCCATTCAG GAACCACTGGAGAATATCTCATACCTGTTAAGGATCCCACAAAGAAAACCTTATGGTACAATGGAAGGAGATGTGAAAAAGGCTTTGAAG GCCGCGTCTAATGAGAAGGAATCTATCTTAAACAGCTTGCCAGCAGATCAGAAAGAAAGAGGATTAGCTGTGTATGCTTCATTGATGGATGGGAAG GGTGGACTACAAGACCTAATTCAATCTATTAAAGAGAATGATCCAGATAAAATATCTGTAAACCTGTCATCATCTCTGGATATGGTTGCGGAACTGGAGTTGCTTCAA GCTCCAGgattatcatttttattacCTGACCAGTATCTAAATTATCcaag gcTTACAGGAAGAGGGATGGTTGAATTCATTCTTGAGAAAGGTGatgattcaaaattttctacTGCTGCCGGTGGGGAACAAAAAGGTGTTGCAACCATTCAG GTTGCTCTTGATGGATATTCAGCTCCTTTGACTGCtggaaattttgcaaaattg GTCTTAGATGGAGCATATGATGGGATCAAGTTGAAATCTGTCAACCAAGCTGTCATATCCGACAATGAGCGTGCTAATTATGGTTTTAGTGCTCCCTTGGAAATAATGCCATCTGGTCAGTTTGAACCACTGTACAGGACAATGCTGGATGTCCAG GATGGAGAATTGCCAATTCTACCATTATCTGTTTATGGGGCAATTGCAATGGCACATAGTCCAGATTCTGATGAGTACTCATCAGCATCCCAATTCTTTATTTATCTCTATGACAGGAGAAGT GCTGGCCTTGGTGGTTTGTCCTTTGATGAAGGGCAATTTTCTGTATTTGG GTACGTAACTGCAGGCAGAGAAATACTTTCACAACTTAAAACAGGGGATATGATTCGATCTGCAAAGCTACTTCAGGGTCAAGACCGCCTTATTTTGCCAGTCTCTAGTAACTGA